A region of Armatimonadota bacterium DNA encodes the following proteins:
- the murJ gene encoding murein biosynthesis integral membrane protein MurJ, with protein MPQAEKPDPTMPNVAKAGGIMVASLFLSRVLGLIREMVIGRMFGQSVYTEAYNAAFQIPDLLFYLIAGGALSSAFIPVFSEYLHTGREDDAWEVFSAVTSIMAVLVTAFIVVCMVFTPALVHLIVPGIKGPEADRIYEMATYMARIILPAQFAFFIGGIMFGTLYSRQIFTVPGLGPNIYNIAIILGAVALAPFTAIPTAGMSWGALVGAFVGNILVPLWVMRRIGLKFRFTLSTKHPGVRKVFKLMAPVVFGLSLSGVFGMFLASFASFYSREGESYITAFKNANTLMQAPVGIFGQSMAIGVFPALSQFFAQSRMDLFRDQLGKTMRSVLYLSIPVSLLLIFCPHEVIGLVYEGRAFTPADTARTAPLLTALAIGVPFWCLQPVLMRAFFSVQNTLRPIILGTVATAVFFGGSCLVVWAKLPPLMLALAGSAAAILMVVLLLANAKQIVEGLAMPAILKTGGQSILASCVSTAIFWGLSRGFHLLRFDTNRAVDMVVGLVFITVSMWGYYWVTKRMGMPETDYLDRVARKLNRQRAENDSEK; from the coding sequence GTGCCGCAAGCTGAAAAACCTGATCCGACGATGCCGAACGTGGCAAAGGCGGGCGGCATCATGGTTGCCTCGCTTTTCCTGTCGCGGGTGCTCGGGCTCATCCGCGAAATGGTCATTGGCCGGATGTTTGGCCAATCGGTTTACACCGAAGCCTACAACGCGGCATTCCAGATCCCGGATCTCCTGTTCTATCTCATCGCCGGCGGGGCGTTGAGTAGCGCGTTCATACCAGTTTTCAGCGAATACCTGCACACGGGTCGTGAAGATGATGCCTGGGAAGTCTTCAGCGCGGTGACCAGCATCATGGCGGTTCTCGTGACCGCGTTCATCGTTGTTTGCATGGTATTCACGCCGGCATTGGTGCATCTCATCGTTCCAGGGATCAAGGGCCCAGAAGCCGATCGGATATATGAGATGGCGACATACATGGCGCGCATTATTTTGCCGGCCCAGTTCGCCTTCTTCATCGGCGGCATCATGTTCGGCACCCTGTATTCCCGGCAGATTTTCACCGTGCCTGGTCTTGGTCCCAACATCTATAACATTGCGATCATCCTGGGTGCGGTGGCCCTGGCACCGTTCACGGCGATCCCGACGGCCGGGATGAGCTGGGGGGCATTGGTGGGGGCATTTGTCGGGAATATCTTGGTTCCCTTGTGGGTGATGCGACGGATCGGGCTCAAGTTTCGGTTCACGCTCAGCACCAAGCATCCTGGTGTGCGCAAAGTGTTCAAACTGATGGCCCCGGTCGTCTTTGGGCTCTCACTCTCCGGGGTTTTTGGGATGTTCCTGGCCAGCTTCGCCAGTTTCTATTCGCGGGAAGGGGAAAGCTACATCACGGCGTTCAAGAATGCCAATACGTTGATGCAGGCGCCAGTTGGGATTTTTGGCCAAAGCATGGCGATCGGCGTCTTTCCGGCCCTGAGCCAATTTTTTGCCCAAAGCCGCATGGACCTCTTCCGTGACCAGCTGGGCAAGACCATGCGGAGCGTGCTCTACCTGTCGATCCCGGTAAGCCTGCTTCTCATCTTTTGCCCGCATGAGGTGATCGGGCTGGTCTATGAAGGCCGGGCGTTCACGCCAGCCGACACCGCCCGGACGGCCCCCTTGTTGACGGCTTTGGCAATCGGTGTGCCGTTTTGGTGCCTGCAACCCGTGCTGATGCGCGCCTTTTTCAGCGTCCAAAACACCCTCAGACCCATTATTCTGGGCACGGTAGCGACCGCCGTCTTCTTTGGCGGTTCGTGCTTAGTGGTGTGGGCAAAGCTCCCGCCGCTCATGTTGGCCCTTGCCGGCTCGGCGGCGGCAATCCTGATGGTGGTGCTCCTCCTGGCCAATGCCAAGCAGATCGTGGAGGGCCTCGCGATGCCGGCGATCCTCAAGACTGGCGGTCAATCGATTCTGGCTTCTTGCGTCTCGACTGCCATTTTCTGGGGGCTTTCCCGGGGGTTCCATTTGCTTCGGTTCGATACCAACCGGGCCGTGGACATGGTTGTCGGCCTCGTTTTCATCACCGTATCGATGTGGGGTTATTACTGGGTGACCAAACGCATGGGGATGCCAGAAACTGATTACCTGGATCGGGTCGCCAGAAAACTCAATCGCCAAAGAGCAGAAAACGATTCTGAAAAGTGA
- a CDS encoding aldo/keto reductase produces MKTQLLGKSDLRVTSLAYGCMRIARTWNPAEFTPAHEEAGRQSLMAAYETGYTFFDHADIYGRTLCESIHGRLLAESPELRAKTLVATKCGIRFPGEPDPDSPHRYDFSKSHIIESAERSRDRLQVETIDLYQLHRPDILMDPREVAEAFETLSHRKIVRFFGVSNFRPSMVDLLNANLDQQLLVNQIEISLGHPAPFEDGVVDNCMIHDLTPLAWSPLAGGWLADADADLSAKSQGQAALHALVGEVAERHNTSRQNICYAYLLAHPSQIIPIVGTTDPARIADSAKALDIALGREDWYRLHVAARGAPLP; encoded by the coding sequence ATGAAGACTCAGTTGTTGGGAAAGTCGGACTTGCGAGTGACCTCGCTCGCCTATGGCTGCATGCGGATCGCCCGGACTTGGAACCCGGCCGAATTCACGCCAGCCCACGAAGAAGCCGGACGGCAATCGCTGATGGCCGCATATGAAACAGGCTATACGTTTTTCGACCATGCCGACATCTATGGCCGCACCCTGTGCGAATCGATCCACGGGAGGCTCCTAGCCGAATCGCCGGAGCTCCGGGCTAAAACCTTGGTCGCCACAAAATGCGGCATCCGGTTCCCAGGCGAACCGGATCCCGATTCCCCGCACCGGTACGATTTTTCGAAGTCGCATATCATCGAGAGCGCCGAGCGATCCCGTGATCGACTACAGGTTGAAACAATCGACCTTTACCAGCTGCACCGGCCCGACATCCTAATGGATCCCCGTGAGGTGGCGGAGGCGTTTGAAACGCTAAGCCACCGGAAGATCGTGCGGTTTTTCGGGGTCAGCAATTTCCGCCCCAGCATGGTAGATCTCCTCAATGCCAATTTGGATCAGCAGCTGTTGGTGAACCAGATCGAGATCTCATTGGGCCATCCCGCTCCATTTGAGGACGGGGTGGTCGACAACTGCATGATCCACGACTTGACCCCCTTGGCCTGGTCCCCACTAGCCGGCGGATGGTTGGCCGATGCGGACGCCGACCTATCGGCCAAATCTCAAGGGCAAGCCGCCCTCCATGCCTTGGTGGGTGAGGTGGCGGAAAGGCACAACACATCCCGACAAAACATCTGTTATGCCTATCTGCTGGCCCACCCCAGCCAAATCATCCCAATTGTGGGAACGACGGATCCTGCGCGGATTGCCGACTCCGCCAAGGCGTTGGACATTGCACTTGGGCGGGAAGATTGGTACCGGCTCCATGTGGCGGCCCGGGGCGCTCCTCTGCCTTAA
- a CDS encoding thioredoxin domain-containing protein — MPNRLLQSASPYLRQHAENPVDWREWGAEAWEAAKSENKPVFLSVGYSSCHWCHVMAHESFEDPEVAEALNRNFISIKLDREERPDIDDLYMTAVQIATGRGGWPVSVFLTPDAEPFFAGTYFPRHPMEGHPGFLQIIHALAGAWQDEEREIRQKAASFADGLRQVLEKPIPAAGGRIDVGLADSAVVALREEFDDVNGGFGGAPKFPPYASLRFLIRYLEVREGLPGVGYLEAAAFMLLRTLESMAMGGIRDHVGGGFHRYSTDAEWRLPHFEKMLTDNGQMLWLYSRAARLVDDQGLKLLFEEVSDGIIDWIQREMRVGGFLATALDADTEGIEGATYTWRIDEVPAVVSEVYEMERDGNFAEEATGERTGQNILFRSTVGSRLYELDDLLSIRNARPQPGRDDKALLSANALAISGLAEAGHTDLARELASRWLGLARNGLPHQWVEGFASHEAFLDGYAYFAEALLDAGMDADPVIDQMVAKFSDNRGFWFTGIGHEQLIGRQKPFLDQAVPSPNGVAIRVLRRAGRNDEALQHLTAAFGWAQRAPASAGTVLTECLEQLALGRASELAQMESPAVAIRLDPPLIPLEEDGWGYARLILDIPLGLHVNSDSPAADWLSPTRIELDGVYGEASFPESPNGRYDGTAEIDLRVKPRGAERQFTVVVFWQLCSETECYAPSQATVKGEIL; from the coding sequence ATGCCCAACCGACTCCTCCAATCCGCATCGCCCTACCTACGGCAGCATGCCGAAAATCCGGTGGATTGGCGGGAATGGGGGGCCGAAGCTTGGGAGGCCGCGAAATCTGAAAACAAGCCGGTCTTTTTGAGTGTCGGCTATTCCAGTTGCCATTGGTGCCATGTGATGGCCCACGAGAGCTTTGAGGATCCAGAAGTCGCCGAGGCACTGAACCGCAATTTCATCAGCATCAAGCTGGATCGGGAGGAGCGGCCGGACATCGACGACCTTTACATGACGGCCGTTCAAATCGCAACTGGCCGTGGGGGCTGGCCAGTGAGCGTTTTTTTGACCCCGGACGCCGAACCGTTTTTTGCCGGCACCTATTTTCCCCGGCACCCCATGGAAGGGCACCCGGGGTTCCTCCAAATCATCCATGCCCTCGCCGGTGCTTGGCAGGATGAAGAACGGGAGATCCGTCAAAAGGCGGCTTCGTTCGCTGATGGGCTCCGCCAAGTTCTTGAAAAGCCGATCCCGGCGGCCGGTGGCCGAATCGACGTGGGGTTGGCCGATTCGGCCGTCGTAGCCCTGCGCGAAGAGTTCGATGACGTGAACGGCGGCTTTGGGGGTGCTCCCAAGTTCCCGCCGTACGCCAGCTTGCGGTTCTTGATCCGCTATCTGGAGGTCCGGGAGGGCCTGCCTGGGGTCGGGTACCTCGAGGCCGCCGCATTCATGCTCCTCAGGACTTTGGAATCCATGGCGATGGGGGGCATCCGCGACCATGTTGGCGGTGGGTTCCACCGGTATTCGACTGATGCCGAATGGCGGTTGCCCCATTTCGAAAAAATGCTTACCGATAACGGGCAGATGCTGTGGCTTTACTCCCGCGCTGCCCGCCTGGTTGACGATCAGGGGCTAAAGCTGTTGTTTGAAGAAGTTTCTGACGGCATCATCGATTGGATTCAACGGGAAATGCGCGTGGGCGGATTCTTGGCTACCGCCCTTGATGCCGACACGGAGGGGATCGAAGGGGCCACCTACACCTGGCGGATCGACGAAGTCCCGGCAGTGGTCTCCGAAGTTTACGAGATGGAAAGGGACGGCAACTTCGCTGAAGAAGCAACCGGGGAACGGACGGGCCAGAACATCCTTTTCCGGTCAACGGTCGGCTCCCGGCTCTACGAACTGGATGACCTGCTGTCCATCCGCAACGCACGGCCACAACCAGGCCGGGATGACAAAGCGTTGCTTTCGGCCAATGCGCTGGCCATCTCGGGGCTTGCCGAAGCCGGCCATACCGATTTGGCACGAGAGTTGGCCAGCCGTTGGCTGGGCCTTGCCCGTAATGGACTTCCCCACCAATGGGTCGAAGGTTTTGCCTCCCACGAGGCGTTTTTGGATGGATACGCCTATTTTGCCGAGGCCCTTTTGGATGCAGGAATGGATGCGGACCCCGTTATCGACCAAATGGTCGCAAAGTTTTCGGACAATCGAGGTTTTTGGTTCACCGGGATCGGCCATGAACAACTCATCGGACGCCAGAAGCCGTTCCTCGACCAGGCCGTCCCGAGCCCCAATGGGGTCGCCATCAGGGTTTTGCGCCGTGCTGGCAGGAACGATGAGGCGTTGCAGCACCTGACGGCCGCATTCGGTTGGGCGCAACGGGCTCCGGCTTCGGCCGGGACGGTTCTGACGGAGTGCCTGGAGCAGTTGGCCTTGGGCCGGGCATCGGAACTTGCCCAAATGGAGTCGCCGGCAGTGGCGATCCGGCTCGATCCCCCGCTGATCCCCTTGGAAGAAGACGGATGGGGTTATGCGCGGCTCATCCTGGATATCCCCTTGGGGTTGCACGTCAACAGCGATTCTCCGGCTGCCGACTGGCTCTCCCCGACCCGGATCGAACTGGACGGCGTCTATGGAGAAGCCTCGTTCCCGGAAAGTCCAAATGGACGGTATGACGGAACTGCCGAAATTGACCTAAGGGTCAAACCCAGGGGGGCGGAAAGGCAGTTCACCGTGGTTGTGTTTTGGCAACTCTGTTCGGAAACCGAATGTTATGCACCAAGTCAAGCAACGGTTAAGGGAGAAATCCTCTGA